The Papaver somniferum cultivar HN1 chromosome 3, ASM357369v1, whole genome shotgun sequence genome includes a region encoding these proteins:
- the LOC113360528 gene encoding uncharacterized protein LOC113360528, with amino-acid sequence MDRNKSKPLASSRYGMYVLSEEDDLNAKIASLHRKVDAIQKLNLVKGQTQINQNTLHTLDELKTSIGSIESCLNAREKGTLPAQTQPNPKAQYEANNANIKQAKVVTTLRNGKVIETPMKVNEPEKSPKPKGGDCHSDTENENFNVDKKMHAPFPHRLLYTKPLADNKDILDILQQVKVNIPLLSVIKQIPAYAKFIKDLCTIKRKHNVQKKAFLTEQVSAILKHNTSPKYKDPRCPTISFIIGNFVIKQALLDLETSVNLLPFSVYEQLGLGELKPTPVTIQLADRSVKVPIGVVEDVLVQIDKFYYPVDFIILDTQPVVNASNEIPIILGRPFLATANALINCRNDIMNLSFWNMTVELKIFDTCKYPSGSDDIHEVRMIETIVQEKLSHLEAKDALEASLLNLLDFDEDGSIEEVNSLHPHYWIQISGGLDLNNFQSVRPSHYPYP; translated from the exons ATGGATAGAAATAAGTCCAAACCCTTAGCTAGCTCTAGGTATGGAATGTATGTGCTGAGTGAGGAAGATGATTTGAATGCTAAAATTGCTAGCCTGCATAGGAAAGTTGATGCTATTCAGAAACTAAATTTAGTTAAG GGACAGACTCAAATAAATCAGAATACCTTGCATACTTTGGATGAGCTGAAAACTAGCATAGGATCTATTGAATCATGTCTCAATGCTAGGGAGAAAGGGACATTGCCTGCCCAAACTCAACCTAACCCGAAAGCCCAGTATGAAGCTAATAATGCAAATATTAAACAAGCTAAGGTTGTTACAACACTTAGAAATGGTAAGGTGATAGAGACTCCGATGAAGGTAAACGAACCTGAGAAGTCTCCAAAACCCAAGGGTGGTGACTGTCACAGTGATactgaaaatgaaaattttaatgTTGACAAGAAAATGCATGCTCCATTTCCTCATCGTTTATTGTATACTAAACCATTGGCTGATAATAAGGATATTCTTGATATTTTGCAGCAGGTGAAAGTTAACATTCCTCTCTTGAGTGTGATTAAGCAAATTCCAGCGTATGCCAAGTTCATAAAGGATCTTTGCACCATCAAAAGGAAGCACAATGTGCAGAAAAAGGCATTCCTCACGGAACAGGTAAGTGCTATTCTTAAACACAACACTTCTCCCAAATATAAAGATCCTCGGTGCCCTACTATTTCTTTTATAATAGGGAATTTCGTGATCAAACAAGCACTTTTGGATTTGGAAACTAGTGTAAACCTCTTACCGTTCTCGGTGTATGAGCAGTTGGGCTTAGGTGAATTAAAACCCACCCCAGTCACTATACAACTTGCGGACAGATCAGTTAAAGTACCGATAGGGGTAGTTGAAGATGTGTTAGTTCAAATCGATAAATTTtactatccagtggattttattattttGGATACTCAACCTGTGGTTAATGCTAGTAATGAAATACCTATCATCTTAGGTCGTCCTTTCCTTGCAACTGCCAATGCTTTGATAAATTGTCGAAACGATATAATGAATCTTTCGTTTTGGAATATGACCGTTGAATTAAAAATCTTTGATACATGTAAATATCCGAGTGGCAGTGATGATATCCATGAGGTGAGGATGATTGAAACTATTGTGCAGGAAAAGCTATCTCATCTAGAAGCTAAGGATGCTTTAGAAGCCAGTCTTCTTAACCTTTTGGATTTCGATGAGGATGGATCCATTGAAGAAGTCAATTCCTTACATCCCCATTACTGGATACAGATAAGTGGCGGTCTAGATTTGAATAACTTCCAATCAGTGAGACCAAGCCACTACCCTTATCCATAG